GTACGGACAGCTCAGACCCCATTAGAATATCAGAAATCCCTTGGCAACAATCCCTCATTTTGCATTCTCAGAGAGGCGTCGAAACGCAATCCCCTCGTATCTCACCACATCATATTCTTTAAGTATCTCCAACCTTTCGAGGAGAAAAAGCGACCCGAAACCACCAACGGACCTTCAAAGAGCCGCGGTTCAGAGAAACTCCCTGGGAAGGCCACTGCAGCGGAGCCACGCCGCATGTCCCGGGCATCTCGGCTACCATAGGAAGTCCGAAAGGAGGCTCGATGGCGCACGACCCAAAACGCGAGGACTACCAGCGACTGAGCCTGCGGTTCGCCCGCGAGCTCGACGCAGGTGACCCCGTTGCCGCCACCCGCGCGTTCGCGTCGTTTGGGCGCCGCTTCGCGCAGGATCGCGACAGCCTCCCCCAGTCTGACGCCGACCGAGCCTTCCACCTGGTCGTTCTAGCGGCCGAGGTCATCGACTACGAGCTCCCCTTTGCCACCGACGAGGCGGCCGAGAAGCTCATCCAACGCGGGAAGGACTTCCTGAACGAGGCGCTTCGACTTGACCCCTCCTGCCACGACGCGCTGAGGATGCGCTCCTCGTCCGAGGCCCCGACCGTCGACGCCCGCTATCGCTTTCTTGCGGGACACGTCAGGGAGGTTCGTGCGTCATGCGAGAAGATCCGCGACGAGGCGCGCGGGGGGCTGAGCGGCGAGCGCGCTACGCTCGCAGCCGACATCGCCCTGCGTCCCTACTGGCGCTGGCTGGCCTCGATGGCCGAGGAGGCCCTGATCTGCGGGCGCAACCATGATGCAATCGCCGCCGCCGAGGAGCTTCTCGCACAGGACCCGCACGACACCTCGGACGTTCGCTTTACGCTCGCCTACGCGCTCGCCAAGCTCGAGGACGAGGAGGGGCTGAGCGAGCTCTCCCGACGCTACGCGTCCCTCTGCCCGCTGCGTCCGGCCGACGACGCCTGGATTACGCTGGCACGCATCTCCCTTGCCCACAAGCGCTGCGACTTTGCCTCTGCGCGCGAGCAGCTCGCGCGGCTCCTCGCGACCTATCCCGGAACCGGCTCGGCCCTCATTCGCCAGAGCGAGCTTCCTGACGGCGAGTTCGCCCGGCTGCGTGTAACGCCCTACAGCGAGGACGAGCTCATCCTTGCCGTGAGCGAGGGCATTGTCCTTTTGCAGGAGGGTAGCGCGAGGAGCGGCAAGGGAGTCCTCGGCTCCTGGATTGCACGCGAGGTCGCGCGGATGGACCCGCACGCCACCGAGGAGGCCCTGCACATGGGGCGCAACGAGGGGGCGCAGAGCTCGTGAACGCCTGGGGTGAGCTGGTGGAGCGCTGCGCCACACATCGGCGCGAGAAGATTGGGCCCCTCTCCGACGAGGCCTATGCAGAGCTTTTGCTCGCGGTGCGCCACGACCCCGCGTCATTTATCGACGATCCTTCCGAACAGGCATTCCTTGGGCTCGCACAAGCACTTGACGCCTACCACGAGAGCCTGGACGACGAAGATCTCCTGGATGACGAGGCCTACCAGGCGGCGCGAACCCGGCGTCTCTCGGCCCTTGCCGAACACTGCGCCGAGGTGTCCACAACTGACGAGAAATGCCTAGACGCTCGCCTCGTGCGAATCCTTGCAAGCGACCTCGACCCCGACCCGCTGCTCGAGGAGCTTATTGGCCTGGAGCAGGCGGTTGCCAAGGACCTGCCCATCGATGCCGCGCCGAGCTCCGATCTCTGGCCGGACGTCTTCTGCCGCCCGCGCCTCAGGCTGCGCGCTGCCGTGGCGCGGACCTGTCTGGACGGGGCGCGCTTCCGCATGGCTGCGAGCGCGGCAGCCTCCGTGATCGACGCCTCCCCGAGCGATCCGGTGGGCGCGCGTCATACCTACGCGCTTGCCTTGGCGCGCCTCGAGGATGAGCCTGGGTTTGATGCGCTCGACGCACGGTTTTCTCGCCAGGGAAGTCCCTGGTTGCACCTCGCGCGCACGATCCTGCTCTACAAGCTCAACCGGATGAGCGCCGCTCGCCGTGCGCTGCGCGGGTTCGACGAACTCAACGTAGGAGGTGCCTACGCGCTGCTACGTCCCGCCTACGTTGAGATCTATCTCCCCGACCGACCCAAGGTGAGCCCCGGCGGACTCGAGGAGGGCACGTTCGCCGTGCGAGAGGCAGAGCCCATCATCGCTGACATCCCCGATTTCATCGGCTGGTGTCAGGATCATGACTGGTTCGTTCGCTCCGCCGAGCGCTTTGCTGAGGAGAACGACCTGGACTGGTAGAGCCATCTGCCGTGTCAGCTATTTCGTATGAGGTTGATGAGCTCCGCCCTGCGTAGCTTGGAGTAGCCGTGCAGCCCGAGCTCCCTTGCACGGTGGCACAGCTCAGCAACGGTGCGGTCGGGCAGGTCCTCCGCCTTTTCCTTAGTAGCGAGAAAGCCCCTAGAAAGGGAAAACACGGGCACCCCAGGTGAGTGCCCGTGCAATACGAGTCGGGTGCCCCCAACGGGACTCGAACCCGTGTTACCGCCTTGAAAGGGCGGTGTCCTAGGCCACTAGACGATGGGGACGCAGGGCAGAGTATATCAGACGCCCGTCGGAGGATTCGCGAGGTGTCTTTTCGAAGCAGCACATGGGCCCTTTTCGGGTTTGGGTTCTCCGTGACAGACGATTCGAGAAGAGAATCGAGAAAAGACCAGATGGCAGATGCCCCTATATCCGCCGAGCCCCTCCGATGAACCCAAACTCAACTTCGAGTTTGGGTTCGCCCCAGTAACGATTTGATGGCACTACCTCAGAAAACATGAATGAATCGAGCAGGGCTCCAAAAAAAGCCTATTCCGAGAACCCAAACCCGAAAAGAGGTGATGGTAGGGGCGGTGGGACTCGAACCCACAATCCTTTCGGCTGCGGATTTTAAGTCCGCTGCGTATGCCAATTCCGCCACGCCCCCGTGTCTATGAACATCCTAGCGCAGCGGACGCAGAGCGGGCTTCCAGACCACGGGAGACTCGACGCCGCAGAGCTCGGCAGCCGCCGCGAGCGCCAAGCCAAAGAGCAGGTCGGACTCGCTGACCACCAGCCGCTCGAAGCCCGTCTGGCGCATGAGCTCCGCCACGGCCACCGCCCCGCCCAGCATCACGGGGGCGCGCTTCTCCTGCAGGCCTGGCAGCGCGGCGCGCTCCTCCACCGTCAAGCCGGCGAGAAGCGCCTCGAGTTCCTCGACCCGACTCCGGGAGAGCGTGGCAAGATGAACGCGCGCGGGATCGTAGGGATCGAGCCGCGCGTCAATCGCCACCAGGCTGGTCACGGTGCCGCCGCAGACGACGAGCTCCTCGGGAGCGGCAGGGGCGTCCTTGTCCGAGCGCGCGGATTTCGCAGCTCGCAGGCCGCCCCTCTCGACAGCGCCCCTGAAGGCCGAAGCCGCAAACTCGTGAGCAGCGGCAAGGTCATCCGCAGAAGGCAGAGGCCCAGCTGAGAGGTACTTCTCCGTAACGCGTCGGCACCCCACGTCAACAGACGTAACAAATCCCAGGTCGAAGGCTCCGTCAGTACCCAAGGAGCCCAGCGCGAGCTCGGTGGAGCCGCCTCCGTTATCGGCCACCATAATCCGCTTGCCCCTAAAGTCCTGGGCCACGCCCAGAAACGTGAGGGTACCCTCAAGCTCACCGGGGATGATCACTGGCTCGAGTCCGATTGAGCCCAGCGCGGCTCCTAGCTCGCGCGCGTTTCTGGCGTCACGCGCCGCGCTCGTCAGGGTACAGCAGACGACCTCGGCCTTTGCCTCGCGAGCGGACTCGACGTAGCCCCGCGCGCACAGAAAGACGCGCTCCATGGCCTCCTGCTTGAGCTCCCCCGTCTGGTCCACGTTCTCACCGAGGTTGCAGATCTCGGAGTGCTTGGCAAGGCGCACCACGCGGCCGCCCTCGACGTCAGCCACGGCAAGACGGGCGGTCACGGTCCCGATGTCGATGCAGGCAATGCGTCGCATCATTGCGCCTGGTACTGGAAGACGAAGTCGCCCAGGCTCAGGTACCAGGGGAGCTCCGTCGCAGTCGTGTCTTGGCTAGTGGAGTCGTCCTCGTCCATGCCCTCCACGACCACGCCCGTCTCGCCCTCGCTCACGTAGCCCTTCTTGCGCGCCTCGTCCTCGATGCCCTCGCGCGACTGCAGGCGTTCGATGTCACTTTGGTACTCGTCGTTGCTCTGGTCGAGCCCAGAGATCTGCGAGCCCAGACTCTGACCGTCTCTCCAGGCGACGTACAGCCCCTGAGCGGGGGCGTAGAGCGCCACGACGACCAGGGCCAGAGCGGCAAAGACGATAAGGGGCACGCGGAAGCGCCGGACCAGACCAGAAAGGGCGCCGACCTTCTCGCCCGCGCGAGAGACCTTCTTGCGCGGGGGCTTCGACGCGCGCGTGCTCCCCACCGGAATGCGACCCGTCGAGTCAAGCGAGGGGCGCGCGGCTGCGCGGCCGGCGCGCACGCCTGACGTAATTTTTGAGGAAGACTCGCTCATGCCACAGCTTCGTTTCTTGATCGTTTGGGCAAAGCCAGGCGCAACGAGGTCGCGCCCTCCTCTTTTATACCAGACGCATCCGCGCGCAACGAGAAGGTCAGGCCATCTCCTCTTGCTTCGCACGCCCCCAGAGCACGTTAAGCTCCGTCGTGCCTAGGGAATCGAGCTCGCGTCCACTCTGTCGCGCAAGCTCCTCCATGCGCGACCAGCGAGCGCGAAACTTCCGGTTGGAAGCGGCAAGAGCCTCCTCGGCGTCGATTCCCTCACGACGCGCAACGTTGACCAGGGCGAAGAGCAGGTCACCGAACTCAAGGGAGCGAGCGTCGGTTCCCGGCTCCTCACGCTCAAACTCCACGCGCTCCTCGGCGACCTTGTCCCAGACGTCGTCCACGGTCTCCCACTCAAAGCCTGACTTAGCCGCGCGCTTGGAAATCTTCTGCGCCTGCATGAGGGCGGGCAGAGAGTGGGGCACAGAGTCGAGAATCCCCGGCTCGGGAGCGTCCCCCTCCCCTGCCGCCGCGCGCTCGGCACGCTTGACGTCATCCCAGATGTCCATGACCTCGTCGCCGTTTGCGGCTGCCGCAAGATCGCCGAAAACGTGTGGATGACGGCGGACGAGCTTCTCGTTGAGTTCGCGGGCCACATCGTCTATGTCAAAGACGCCGTCATCGGACGAGATCTGCGCGTGGAGAAGGACCTGCTCGAGCACGTCCCCCAGCTCTTCACGCAGGTGACCGGTGTCGTCGGCCTCTATGGCGTCGACGGCTTCGTAGGCCTCCTCAATCATGTTCTTGGTGATGGAGCGGTGCGTCTGCTCGCGGTCCCACGGGCAGCCGTCGGGCTGGCGCAGTCGCCAGATGGTGCGCACGAGCCGGTCGAACTCAGGGTGCGTCATCGGAGCGCCGGGGCGCGCGGCGTTCTCGGCGTCCACGCGGTCTGCGGCAGAGGCGGTGTCGTCGGACATGGTGCTCCTCTCGTTGGCTGGGGCCATTCTAGCGCGGGACTGAATCCCCCCAGGTCCTCGGCAACTCTGACTTTTGTGAGAGACAACCGAAGATTTATGCATGAGTGTCCATGAAATACCTGTTGAGCGGACAACTCTGCGCACTTTCCGTCACCTCACTCTCACAAACGTCAGAATTTGGGACAGCACTACAGGATAAATTGGACGGAGCTGCACAACAGAACGACGGCATGGAGGACACCCTGCAGAGAAAGGGTCCTGCGAGCGAGAGGGCAAGCTCGTCGCGTCTTCCTACAAAGAAGTGACGCCCCATGCAGACAGTGCCTCTTCAGCGTCCAGGAAAGAGACAGTACTCCTTAATGCGGGGGCTAAAGGCTCAGCTCGTACCGACTCCCCACGAAGTAATCCCGCCCGATACAAGCGGGATTCCCTCCTGAGTCCACATAGTGATTAATTGTATATATGAGAGGGTCCCCAACGGGAATATCCAGGCGGGAGGATTGTTCAACTGTAGCGCGCACGGCACTTATCCTCCATATGGTACTTGACACGGGTCTCCTGCCCGTCACCTCATAAAGCGTGTCAAATATAGATTTATTCTCCAGCGGCATAGAGAACAAAGTGGCTGCCCAATCGTAGGGAAGAAAAATATTCTCATCGAGGACGGGTACCTCATCAGCCGTTCTGATGCGATGAATGTATAGAAGAAGAGCCCCTTCCTCTATGCCAAAGAACTCAATCTCCTGGGGGCGCGCAGGCACGATTTGTCGATCTATCAAATGCGCCCCCTGCATAACCCCGCCATCTTTACACATAGAGGAAAATGAGCGCACCTCACGCGATTGCGAGAGACGTCGATATAAGCGAGACTTCCCCACAAATGTGCCCCGCCCTTGCTTCTTGTTAAGGAATCCATCCGAGCAAAGGCCCTCAATCGCTCTTCGTACGGTTATTCGACTCACATCATATTCCTTGCTTAGCTCTGCTTCTGAAGGGATACGATCTCCCGTCTTGTAGACCCCGCTCTCGATGGAATCTTTAATGTCCGCATAAATCTGCTGATAAAGAGGGGTTGACCCCAAATCGGTCATATTGTTTCCTTTGCCTCTCTATAGTTGCTCAAAAAGTCTGCCGTCCTTCAGCTATTGGAGTATGCTACACGTCTTATGACAGCCAGGCGGTCTCATGTTTTTAGACTGGGGCCCGATTGTTGTGTCTGCAGGTCTGGTCGACTCAGCAAAAATGGGACGAGCTTTCACCCGTCCCATCAATAGGCCGCACTTGCTTGAAACCTAATACTCGAGCTTCCACATGTAGCGACGCTTGGTCAGCGGGTGCTGGCGCAGGTCGGCGAGGTGCTCGGCAAAGACGCGCATTGCCGCCGTATGCACGATCGGGTTGAAGTACGTGGCCACCGAGGCGGGAACCGCGCCGGAAAGGCCGAAGTCCTTGGCGTCGATGACGAGGCAGCGCGCGTCGAAGCGCTGGAGGAAGGTGAGGACGCGGGCGTCCATGGGGCGCGTCTTCCCGTCAGCCATGAAGAGCACGAAGTTGTGCTTGTCGTCGGTGAGCTCGAAGGGGCCGTGGAAGAACTCGCCCGAGTTGTAGTTTCCGGAGTTGATCCACTGCATCTCCATCATGAGAAACATGGAGGTGGAGTAGGCGACCTTCTCGCTGGCACCAGAGGCGATGAAGTAGATGCACTCGTCGTCCTTGTGCTCCTGGGCCCAGTCCTCGGCGACCTTGCCCACGGACTGAGCGGCGTTCTCGGCCACCTCGAAGACCTTGGAGAACCCCTCGATCATGTCGTCATAGTGGTCGTAGCCCTCCACCTGCTGGAGGATCTCCAGAGCAACGGCAAGGGCATAGCCCACCTTCTCGGCCTTGGCGGCGTAGTTTGCCTCGAAGCCGTGAACGATCACATGGTCGACGCCCTTGGTGAGCGCGGACCCGGGGACGTGGGTGAGGGCGACCACGAGGGCGCCCGCAGCCTTGGCGGTCTTGTTGGCCTCGACTGTCTCGGGGGTCCCGCCGCCGAGCGAGCAGGTGAGCACGAAGGTGTGCTCGTCGAGCCACGCCGGGGTGTCGTAGTTGAACTCGTTGGCCGTGAAGATCTGGACGTTCAGCGTCTTGGTGTTGTTGGCCAGGAAGTACTTGGCCGGGTAGAGCTCGGACATCGAGGCGCCGCAGCCCACGAAGGCGACGCTCGTGATCTTGTGGTTGGACAAAACGTCGGAGACAATCTGCTTGGGCTGGTCGAGATCAATGTCAAACATAGATGAATCCTCCTCCTGATTCGGTGACGTGGCCGTTGTGGCCGCGACAAATAGACCCGTGTCTACAAATATAGAATCTATATTTTTGTAATTGGAACCTTTTTCCTAGCAGGAGTCTGTTGGCTATAAATCGTAACCCCTAAACTAAGCAGCTCGCGTGTGTCGTTTTGCTCCTGCTCATCCAAGAAAACGCTCTCATCAATTTGCATTGATCCCTTTTTATTGAAGGTCGCACCATATTGTATTTCATTAAACGCAGAAGTTTTTTTGCAAACATCCACTAGCGCGGAGGTTGTCCCAAAGACCATCATGATGTTCTCATTGAGGGAAAGGATTTTGGGCATCTTTTCGATAGTTTTTGCAACTGTAAATATATTTAAACGAATTCCAGTAGGTTTTGCCAGCTTAAGCGCTGCGGATTTCATTTGATCGTTAGCAGCAGTGTCGTCCACCAAGATGATGCGCTGTGCACTCAGATGATTTACCCAAGCAGCCAGAATCTGGCCGTGAACGAGCCGATAGTCTAATCTCACAAGCCTAATCATAGGAGATCGTCTCCCTCTTCTTGTTGTGTGGCCGCTCTCATGAGAACTTCAGTATTCTGGATGCCCTCTCTGCCCCGATTAATCATCTCCTCCAGTTCCTCCTCACGAGGCGAATAATCGCAAAGTACCAGCTCTAAAATAAGGGGGAGATTCATACCCGTAATCACGGTAATCGCTGAATGATTCCCGTGAAGCTCTATCATCTGATTGGTTACGCTGCTACCAAGCATATCTGTGAGTATGTAGACGGTGTCCGCCGAATCGAATGTGCGGAGCAGGGCCTCAGTTCTGTCAATAATTTGCTCGGTATCATCGCGTTCGAGCGAAATAACACTCAGCTTGGAGACGTCGCCCGTAATCATCTCAATGGAGTCTCGAGCCCCTTCAGCAAGTCCACCATGTGACGCTAGTACAAGCCGATTCATAATCCCTCCTCATCTATTCTATTCATCATAGATGTTATATACCTATAAGTCCACCCCCGCCTATTTCTTTGCGTTCACGGTGCAAAAGGGCCCATTCGCGGAATGCTCTTTTATCTGGCTCTCTAGCGTAAAGACTACTATATATAACGTCTATAACGTATACTATGTTTATAGAATCCGACTTAGGGGGACCTGTGAAACAAAAACACATCGAGCTGGTGGCGATGAACCATCATTATCTATTTTTTGAGCTTGAGGATTTCTTTGCCTCCGCACACGAGTGCGGTTTCCAGAGCGTCGAGCTATGGACTGCGCCTCAACACTTCTTCATGGACTATCAGCAAAATGACCCAGTGACAAAAATAACTCGTCTCATGGATAGATATAGCATTCAGGTTATGGGTCTTTGCCCTGAGCAGACTAACCCCAAACCCCATAACATGGCTGCAAAGGATCCAAGCATCCAAGAGCGTGTGTATCTGTACTTTACTAGAGCCATAGATGTTGCCAAAGAAATCGGCGCCAGCCAAGTTCTGGTAACAAGCGGGTGGGCATTTTATAGCGAGCCCTTAACAGAAGCGCGCAAGCGCAGCGTAGAAATGCTAAAGAGAGTTTCTTCCTACGCTGAGAGGAAATCAATCAATCTCGCAATGGAGGCATTGCGTGCTCCCGAATCACTCATTGCAAATTCAGTCGAAGATCTTCACTCGCTCATTAAAAAAGTGGACTGCCCAGCCCTTAAAGTTTGTCTTGATATCGGTGCCATGGTCGCTGCGGGTGATACCATTCAGGGCTACTTTGACACGTTTGGTTCAGATGTTATTCACTCACACTTTGTTGACTGCGGCGAACGCTCTTTGCATCTCTCCCTGGGTGATGGCGAGCGGAATATAGCTCAAGACATTGAGGAATTCGCTCGAAACGAGTATCGAGGCGTCTTGAGTGTCGAATGCACTGATGCTCAGGCTTCTTACAATCCCAAGGCCGCCGACGCTCGTTCAATGGCAACATACAAGAGGGCCTATGAAGCCATTGATGATGGGGCGCATCTATAGCCATAGATGGAGGCACACTCCCACTTAACTCCTCCTCCGAGGTAGAGACCTTTAGGGATCTCTACCTCGGAGGCAAATCTGCCCCACCGCTGACACATAAAGTCGTTTAGTGCTCTCCTATTCATTATTTCTGCTTGCTTCCCAAGGACCGTTCCAGTATTAGATCTAATATTTCAATATATATATAGAAATAAATTCTTCGTATCTTTTGTTTGAGTTACGATATTTTCCTAAATCATGGGTTGTCTGGGCCTAAAGGAGGGGCCGGATTGCCGCCGGGCCCCTCCTTTAGGAACCACTTATTTAGTTAGGCGAGAAGGCCAAAGAAGCTGCACACTAGGCTGACCACAATACATCCTGACAAAAGCCATCCAAGCCCAATTTTCTTTTTTAGAAGGGTATAGAGCAGCCATGTAATAAGCAAGGGAATCATAGCGGGAAAGATCCCGTCAAAAACGCTCTGAAGTACAACAGCACCGTCTTGAAACTCAAGAGGAGTGGTAATTCCGATCATTGTCGCAATCATAGCACCCACGGTCATCAGCCCGACTACGCTCGCCACATACATGACTCGGTCCATGATTCCACCGTCTTGGAGCTGCTTGACGTAGTCGGTGCCTAGCGTATAACCAACTTTCCCACCAAACCATGTAATGAGAGTTTTTGGGACACCCGAAATGATAAGAGCCAGAATAGGACCGAGAATTGATC
This is a stretch of genomic DNA from Thermophilibacter immobilis. It encodes these proteins:
- a CDS encoding PTS sugar transporter subunit IIB, with the protein product MIRLVRLDYRLVHGQILAAWVNHLSAQRIILVDDTAANDQMKSAALKLAKPTGIRLNIFTVAKTIEKMPKILSLNENIMMVFGTTSALVDVCKKTSAFNEIQYGATFNKKGSMQIDESVFLDEQEQNDTRELLSLGVTIYSQQTPARKKVPITKI
- a CDS encoding PTS sugar transporter subunit IIA, which codes for MNRLVLASHGGLAEGARDSIEMITGDVSKLSVISLERDDTEQIIDRTEALLRTFDSADTVYILTDMLGSSVTNQMIELHGNHSAITVITGMNLPLILELVLCDYSPREEELEEMINRGREGIQNTEVLMRAATQQEEGDDLL
- a CDS encoding Ppx/GppA phosphatase family protein — protein: MRRIACIDIGTVTARLAVADVEGGRVVRLAKHSEICNLGENVDQTGELKQEAMERVFLCARGYVESAREAKAEVVCCTLTSAARDARNARELGAALGSIGLEPVIIPGELEGTLTFLGVAQDFRGKRIMVADNGGGSTELALGSLGTDGAFDLGFVTSVDVGCRRVTEKYLSAGPLPSADDLAAAHEFAASAFRGAVERGGLRAAKSARSDKDAPAAPEELVVCGGTVTSLVAIDARLDPYDPARVHLATLSRSRVEELEALLAGLTVEERAALPGLQEKRAPVMLGGAVAVAELMRQTGFERLVVSESDLLFGLALAAAAELCGVESPVVWKPALRPLR
- a CDS encoding Rho termination factor N-terminal domain-containing protein gives rise to the protein MPVFSLSRGFLATKEKAEDLPDRTVAELCHRARELGLHGYSKLRRAELINLIRNS
- a CDS encoding response regulator receiver protein yields the protein MAHDPKREDYQRLSLRFARELDAGDPVAATRAFASFGRRFAQDRDSLPQSDADRAFHLVVLAAEVIDYELPFATDEAAEKLIQRGKDFLNEALRLDPSCHDALRMRSSSEAPTVDARYRFLAGHVREVRASCEKIRDEARGGLSGERATLAADIALRPYWRWLASMAEEALICGRNHDAIAAAEELLAQDPHDTSDVRFTLAYALAKLEDEEGLSELSRRYASLCPLRPADDAWITLARISLAHKRCDFASAREQLARLLATYPGTGSALIRQSELPDGEFARLRVTPYSEDELILAVSEGIVLLQEGSARSGKGVLGSWIAREVARMDPHATEEALHMGRNEGAQSS
- a CDS encoding sugar phosphate isomerase/epimerase family protein, which produces MKQKHIELVAMNHHYLFFELEDFFASAHECGFQSVELWTAPQHFFMDYQQNDPVTKITRLMDRYSIQVMGLCPEQTNPKPHNMAAKDPSIQERVYLYFTRAIDVAKEIGASQVLVTSGWAFYSEPLTEARKRSVEMLKRVSSYAERKSINLAMEALRAPESLIANSVEDLHSLIKKVDCPALKVCLDIGAMVAAGDTIQGYFDTFGSDVIHSHFVDCGERSLHLSLGDGERNIAQDIEEFARNEYRGVLSVECTDAQASYNPKAADARSMATYKRAYEAIDDGAHL
- a CDS encoding septum formation initiator family protein, with the protein product MSESSSKITSGVRAGRAAARPSLDSTGRIPVGSTRASKPPRKKVSRAGEKVGALSGLVRRFRVPLIVFAALALVVVALYAPAQGLYVAWRDGQSLGSQISGLDQSNDEYQSDIERLQSREGIEDEARKKGYVSEGETGVVVEGMDEDDSTSQDTTATELPWYLSLGDFVFQYQAQ
- a CDS encoding GntR family transcriptional regulator, whose translation is MTDLGSTPLYQQIYADIKDSIESGVYKTGDRIPSEAELSKEYDVSRITVRRAIEGLCSDGFLNKKQGRGTFVGKSRLYRRLSQSREVRSFSSMCKDGGVMQGAHLIDRQIVPARPQEIEFFGIEEGALLLYIHRIRTADEVPVLDENIFLPYDWAATLFSMPLENKSIFDTLYEVTGRRPVSSTIWRISAVRATVEQSSRLDIPVGDPLIYTINHYVDSGGNPACIGRDYFVGSRYELSL
- the mazG gene encoding nucleoside triphosphate pyrophosphohydrolase translates to MSDDTASAADRVDAENAARPGAPMTHPEFDRLVRTIWRLRQPDGCPWDREQTHRSITKNMIEEAYEAVDAIEADDTGHLREELGDVLEQVLLHAQISSDDGVFDIDDVARELNEKLVRRHPHVFGDLAAAANGDEVMDIWDDVKRAERAAAGEGDAPEPGILDSVPHSLPALMQAQKISKRAAKSGFEWETVDDVWDKVAEERVEFEREEPGTDARSLEFGDLLFALVNVARREGIDAEEALAASNRKFRARWSRMEELARQSGRELDSLGTTELNVLWGRAKQEEMA
- a CDS encoding SIS domain-containing protein translates to MFDIDLDQPKQIVSDVLSNHKITSVAFVGCGASMSELYPAKYFLANNTKTLNVQIFTANEFNYDTPAWLDEHTFVLTCSLGGGTPETVEANKTAKAAGALVVALTHVPGSALTKGVDHVIVHGFEANYAAKAEKVGYALAVALEILQQVEGYDHYDDMIEGFSKVFEVAENAAQSVGKVAEDWAQEHKDDECIYFIASGASEKVAYSTSMFLMMEMQWINSGNYNSGEFFHGPFELTDDKHNFVLFMADGKTRPMDARVLTFLQRFDARCLVIDAKDFGLSGAVPASVATYFNPIVHTAAMRVFAEHLADLRQHPLTKRRYMWKLEY